The following coding sequences are from one Wenzhouxiangella sp. AB-CW3 window:
- a CDS encoding ExeA family protein, with amino-acid sequence MYLSHFQLAERPFRLTPNLAYRFQEQSQAEALTTLRVALAEGEGFIKVTGEVGLGKTLICRALLEALRPPYITAWLPDPHLSPGTLRTALARELGLDLPARPTQQKVHELLQEGLTRLVAEGRKPVLLIDEAQALPASTLETVRLLTNLETEQRKLLQVALFGQPELDHRLARPDFRQLRQRITYSCRLQALDRQAVGEYIEHRLARAGAEQPLFTTAARARIARASDGVPRLINILADKALLSAYGRGKTRADWFDVRRAIADTDATEDRLWWPRLQPAVRVTAFGLVALGAYLVLEVVRGGAV; translated from the coding sequence ATGTACCTGTCCCACTTCCAGCTTGCCGAACGCCCCTTCCGGCTGACGCCGAACCTGGCCTATCGCTTCCAGGAGCAGTCCCAGGCCGAGGCGCTGACCACGCTGCGGGTGGCGCTGGCCGAAGGCGAGGGATTCATCAAGGTCACCGGCGAGGTCGGACTGGGCAAGACGCTGATTTGCCGGGCGCTGCTCGAAGCGCTCCGGCCACCCTATATCACCGCCTGGCTGCCGGACCCGCACCTTTCGCCGGGCACCCTGCGCACGGCCCTGGCACGGGAACTGGGCCTGGACCTGCCGGCACGCCCCACGCAGCAGAAAGTGCATGAATTGCTGCAGGAAGGCCTGACACGACTGGTGGCCGAAGGCAGAAAGCCCGTGCTGCTGATCGACGAAGCCCAGGCATTGCCGGCCTCGACCCTGGAAACGGTCCGCCTGCTGACCAACCTGGAAACCGAGCAGCGCAAGCTGTTGCAGGTCGCGCTGTTCGGTCAGCCCGAACTCGACCATCGTCTCGCACGGCCGGACTTCCGGCAGCTCAGGCAGCGCATCACCTATTCCTGCCGGCTGCAGGCGCTGGATCGCCAGGCCGTCGGTGAATACATCGAACATCGCCTGGCCCGGGCCGGCGCCGAACAGCCACTGTTCACGACGGCGGCTCGCGCGCGAATCGCACGGGCCAGCGACGGGGTGCCCCGGCTGATCAACATCCTGGCCGACAAGGCATTGCTCTCGGCCTACGGCCGGGGCAAGACGCGGGCCGACTGGTTTGACGTACGCCGTGCCATTGCCGACACCGACGCCACCGAAGATCGTCTGTGGTGGCCGCGACTGCAACCGGCCGTGCGCGTGACCGCCTTCGGACTGGTCGCACTGGGTGCCTACCTGGTGCTGGAAGTGGTCCGTGGAGGCGCCGTATGA